The Gemmatimonadaceae bacterium genomic interval CGCAATTATGAGTCTGTTCTGTAGATTTAGCCTCAGTGTGTTGTCCGCCACATGCAGCGGAATGCGTGCGACCGTGGTGATAGTGTCGACAGGGACTGCCGAGGCATCTTCGAATGACATCTCATAGAGACGCCGAACGGCGCTCCGTACGAGATCGACGCTCTTCGCTTGACCCCGCTGGTACATCCACCGTTCGCGAATCGCCGCTGACGCTCCGACGAGGAGTATGACGGCAAGCAGGATGGGGAGACCTGAAGTTGGGGCATTCGTCCGGTCTCCGCTCCCGTTCAATTGCCGAGCTATCAGGATGAAACCGGCTACGTGACACAACGCGAACGGCGCCTCGCGACAAACTGCGCGCAAACTCCGTCTGAGCGCATTGATAAGTGGCGGAATCGCACTTCTAGGCGCTTTGGGAGTAATTTCCAGCGCGGTGCCCGAATATGACCGCTCCATCGTCGGTCGATCTACTTCGAATCGTCCGAGCGTCGGATCCACGAGGCGATAGCGTGCCGGAGAGATCCTCTCGAGGACGAGAAAGTGGTGGTCTTGCCAGTGGATTATACAAGGCAGTCGTACTTGAGTGAGTTCGTCGAGCGTTGTAGCGTAACCGATGGCGGAAAACGCTCGTTCGTGGGCGACCTCGCATATTCTGTGGGCGGACGTTCCTGAACGACCTACACCTAAAGATGTCCGCAGCACATCCAGTGGCGCGTTCTCGAAGTAAAAGTCCAGAATCATCCACAGCGAACACGCGGCGCAGTCAGATTGCTGTACCTGCAAGGGTACGCGAACTCGGTGCCGCCGCGTGAGCAGTGGGATTATCCAACGACTTTTCGGGTGCCTCACGTGGCTTCAGCCCCATTCAAAGATGACCAGCGCTCGACCAGATGCATTCTCGTCCATCGCAATTGGGGTGTTTGGCGCGCTCTTCTTCGGGATTGTCGCGGCGCCGGCTTTTGTACTTAGCACTCCGTGGAGCATTTCGTGGTCGCTCGGTACTGTCGCGGCCTGCAGCTATCTCAATCGGCAAGCGAAGTGGTGGTCGGCCGCCACTACGGAACGCTCGGTGGGCGCAAAGTTGCAGTGGTACGGGCGGCTGGTGGCATCTTTAGCGCCAACGTGCCTCTCCATGCTTCTTCTTTGTGAGTTGCTCTTTCGTGGCCTCACGTCGGCGGAGCTAAGGCGGTGGGCAGGAGCGAACTTTGTTATCGCGCGACTTCAGCTGGGAAGCATCGGTCCCATCTTTTACGCGGTAGTAGCCGCACCGTACATCGAGGAGCTATGCTTTCGTGGTTGGGTGCTTTCAGGATTGCGCGAGATGATTGGTAGTCGCGCAGCGGTGCTCGTCTCGGCACTGATGTTTGGCTCTCTACACTTTTGGTATCCGTCGCTTGGCATGGTGCTCATTCCGGTGATCCTCGGAGTTTTTTGGGGCACGCTGCGCATTCGGTTTGACTCAATGCTAGTCGCCACGGCACTTCACGCGTTCTGGAACAGTCTGGTCATTGCGCGTCTTAAGGGGATGACGCTCGTTCCATCAGTGCTCGACAGATTTCCGATGGCGAACGCGACCCTCGCGATTCTTTGCGCCATCGCCGGAGGTTTGAGCCTCGCAGAGGGAATATGGCGCGTAGCTCGATCCGCACCCGTCCAGTCTCATGTGAGTTCTGCGAGACTAGGTTCGTCCGTTGATTCCGACTAACTCTCAGCACGATGGTCCCAAGGCACAGATCTGAAGGTCAAGATTGTCAAACCAGCTTACGCCCCGCCCCACGTGTAGCGCTCCCACCATAATTCGCTCGGCGCCGATGGGGATTGGGGCTCGAGCGGTATATCGTGTCCACTTCTTGGTGCCCCTTGGACCTGTCTTTTCCATGTTGTCTACGGCAAGCGTACGAGTCTTGCCATCGATTCGAATCCAAAGACCGGCCCACCCGCTGAGCTGCTGAACCTCGATGTCGCCGCTGAGCTCAACAGTCTGACCGACGTAGGCGTCGGCGCGAAACGTTTGGACCACAGCTACGACTGAATCGTTGCCGAGCGGACTGATTCGCAAGCTTCGCGCGCCTAGTCGGGCTTTCGAAGAGACCAAACTGGCGCCTGGCCCAGCGATCCAACTAGCGGGGAGCGTCCCGAGCGAGTCTCGCGCGAGTTCAAAGCTAGAATTCTTAAGCTCAATACGCTGAGCTCGAAGATCAAACGCGCATAGCGCGCTCAGTAAGAACGCCTGAATTTCTGATCTCAACATAGCTTTCTTGTGTTATACACTTTTGCAAATTCGAATGATCGATTTCAAGCTTCAGTCTCTCGCTATGGTGGAGCCGAAGTTTCAATCTGTCAAGGCTCCCGCAATACGCCCGAGACGTACGATGATGCGTTACAAGGCGCCGACGGAGCCGCCGCCGTCGCAGGTGACATTCTCTAACGCTTTCCGGCGCCGTGACAGCCGCGATGCGGTCCATTCACGCGTCGTCGCGCTGTCGACAGAGCCATAAGGCCGGGCTCGTCTGCTCAGGCTCTAGATCATCGAATCCGCGCCTTCTCATGAGCCTCCTGTCGGCTGGGGCCGAAATTGTAATCCAGCATTGCTGGCCGTGATCTATGCGGACAATCCGTACCGTACAGACGTCGATACATTGAAGCTCGACTTACATAGGTACTTCACGCAATGCGACATCGACCTGACGTACAGCCAGCCCACCCCAGGCGGAACTGAAAGTTCAACGCTTTTGAGCCATGCGTTCGCAGGTAGGAAATCTCCGAACGTTAGCTGTGAAGGATAGTGCGGATAGTCCATCTGATGTCGAAGAGTCATTGGGGCCTACTACTCGCCAGTTGCGAAGGTCCCACTCACCCATCGTACAGCGGCTGGTAGTCATAGGCGTTCTCGACGACTGCGTCACACGGACTGAGTTTCGACACACCCAACGCCGCTGGGCCATTAAGGGTCCCGACATTGGGCTGCCGTTGGGAGACGCAGGTGGGACGGACGCTGAACGTGCCGTGTTCGGCACCTGCCTCGAGCCACTTCCTTCCCTGGAGGGCACAGACTCCGGAGTCCGCGTGGCACGGACGCTCCGTCACCCTCACCGTGGTGATCGGAGCGGCGGAGCTCCTGCGTCTGCGCGTCGCGCCTCAAGCAAGGCTGAAAAGTCTGCGACCAAGACCGGTTCAACTCGGAGTCGCATACTCCCTTCGCGCGCCACTGCATGCTGAAACTCCTCCTCGCTCAGGGCGAGCGCGACCGCTGGCGGCCACGATTCGAGTCTTCCGTGCGGCAAGAGGGAGTCTGGGCCGACGGGGAAGCGCACGGCGACGAATCTTTCCAGCCGATCCAGGCAGTACGCTGACGCCGTCGAGAGGATCACACTTCGTTCAAAGCAGGGAGCTCCCCCGGGACCCTGATACGCTAGGGTGGCATTCAGCGACGTCGCCAACGCGACGAGTTCCTTCTCGAGGTCGGCCCAGCGAGAGGCGTCACTTCCGGGCCGGCCGAAGAACACACCGAGATAGAAGCCGCGCGCGGCGGAAGCGGGGGAACTCAAAGGAGGCATGTTGGGAGTCTAGGCCGTGTGAGCGCCGGCCGCCGGTCGTAAAGCGCCGTCCGTCCGCTCGACACGGCCCCCGGCGCCTGGGCCGCAGCGCTGAACGGCGAAGGTGCACAGCACCGCTAGGCTATGGACGACCTACCCCTCCGCACCCCCTCGTATCGAGGTTACCATGATTGTTCCGCATCCGTCTCACGCGACGATTCCTGAACGCGAAGCCGGCGACGCCATAAGCGTCAGGGATTCTTCCGACGCTCGCGCTGAGGGCGCAACCGTCCCATCGGCGCCGTGCGCCACGCTCAGGACCGATCAGATCCGGTCGTGGTCCGAGAGCATCGAGGCGCTGGGGCCAGTGTACCGTCGGCAGGTCCGGCGAGCCGCCGAGGACGTTTGGCTCCGTTTTGTGGACGATGTGTTACATCACCGCATTCCGCATCCATCGCGCGCGCCGAAGCGGTGTCTGTATCGCCTACGCGATCTCGCCGAGGCGGCGGCGGGGCGCCTACCCTACTTCTCTGGCCAA includes:
- a CDS encoding CPBP family intramembrane metalloprotease → MTSARPDAFSSIAIGVFGALFFGIVAAPAFVLSTPWSISWSLGTVAACSYLNRQAKWWSAATTERSVGAKLQWYGRLVASLAPTCLSMLLLCELLFRGLTSAELRRWAGANFVIARLQLGSIGPIFYAVVAAPYIEELCFRGWVLSGLREMIGSRAAVLVSALMFGSLHFWYPSLGMVLIPVILGVFWGTLRIRFDSMLVATALHAFWNSLVIARLKGMTLVPSVLDRFPMANATLAILCAIAGGLSLAEGIWRVARSAPVQSHVSSARLGSSVDSD